A stretch of DNA from Anopheles nili chromosome 2, idAnoNiliSN_F5_01, whole genome shotgun sequence:
CAGTTAAACACATACACTAATCTGCATTATGCTGTAGGCTCTGGCAAAATCATTCCGGAAGGATCAAATTTCAACATTGGAATTATGCATATGCACCGCGATCCTATTCTGTTTCCTGAACCCGATCGATTTGATCCAGAACGATTTGCCTCAGACCGGAACGTGGAACATTCGAGCCCATATGCGTATGTACCTTTTAGCGCAGGCCCACGCAATTGCATCGGTAATATGACTTTTTTATGTATAGTAATCGTTTTTGGTGTAATGAATGTATAGTAATCATTTATTATTCGCTTCGATGCAGGACAAAAATTTGCAATGCTCGAGCTAAAAAGCACCATCTCGAAAGTTGTTCGCCACTTTAAACTGACTTCCGCTGGACCCGAACCAAAGCTAACGATGCAGCTGACGCTGAAGCCGAGAGATGGGCTCTACATTGGATTTGTGCCACGTGCGTAGTGTTGTCCTTTGAATTACTATGAATGTGCACCGGTTGCAGCCGTTCTATTACCGTTTGCGATAAACGAGCGGACGCCGAGTTAGTTGAATTTCTTACGGGTTATTTTTCACAAATAAGAACTAAAAATCACAGTTTTGAAATGCGTAAATAAAATTGCGAAAGATCAGTTTCATGTTGAATGTTGTTCATATAAAATAGAGTTTGAGAATGCAGGTCGCAATAATTGCTGGATGTTTGTTGTGATTCCATTCCATATTAGtcccttcacagttttgcgATTTTCATAAAAGAGGTCAACACATTGCCAtctatttttagttttttaaatctaaaacttctaaaaatgataaaaaaacttattttctatttctatttttatattaaaaaaatttaatttttttccgtgtaacaaaaaaaaattaacaaaacggAGTTAAGTGACTCTTTGATAATGTCCAATTAAGGGTTTATCATTTTTCACAGCTCAACTTAAAAAACCTTCACAAGTTCATTCATAGCGAATACCCATCAGTGTGCCAAGCAAAGGTGGTAAAATAAAGAAGAAGGAACTGGTAGTACAAGTAACGAAAATAGgtaaaataaaggaaaaagaCTGTAGAGGTCTGCTTAACCTGTCCGAGCGctacgcaaacaaaacagtgAAGGGATTAATTTCAGTCGCTGTCTTGACCGTGATGCGTCTGGATCGCAAGGAAGggtttcaattaatttcaaaaaatGCTTCTAGCAGCATTACCTTTCATTTCCCTGGTGTTTGCAGTTGCATACTATGTGTACGTAAAAAAATTCCGAAACATGCTCAAGCACACTCGAAACCTCGGCGGCCCAAAGACTTATCCGCTTATAGGTAACGGATTGCTGTTTGCTGGTAAATCACCTGCTGGTAAGAAATCGCAATGATAAGAAGATGCTTATCACGTAGTAATTGAATCggtgcggaaaaaaaacaactatgTAGTGAACAGTAAAGTGAAGTGAGAAATACAAAAGAAATGatcattcaatttttcaaatcaacTGCAAATATAATTCGGTATTGACTAACAACCTTCTTCATCATGTGCAGCATACTTGCAGACAGTAGGGCGCGTGATTCGCGAAAATGGCAAGTGTTTCCGTATGTGGTTCGGAATGCAGTTACTCATCATTGTAACCGACCCAAAGGATGTCGAGGTACGCTTTATAGCTGCTagctgaaacaaaacaaaacaagtccGATTGTGCTCCTTATAGGTGATACTAAGTAGCAACAAGTACATCGATAAGTCCGCTGAGTACGATTTCGTTCGACCGTGGCTGGCTGATGGGCTTCTGACGAGCAGCGGACGCAAATGGCACACACATCGCAAAATGATCACTCCAACGTTTCACTTCAAAATTCTGGAGCATTTTGTTGAGATATTCGATCAGCAGAGCAGCACCTTCGTGCAAGTTCTGATAAACATGCAGAGTCGGGGGAAACCTTTGACATTTTTCTGCCAGTTACATTATGCGCGTTGGATGTTATCTGCGGTAAGTTCGTAATGTTAGCAAAGGCTTGGTAAAAAGTGacagcgtttgttttgctcacaTTTCAGAAACCGCCATGGGTACGAAGGTTAATGCTCAGTTGAACACCAACTCGAAGTATGTGCAAGCGGTTAAGGAGTAAGTACCAGAAGACGTTTTGCTGGTAATATAATTGTTCTAATGTTTAACTGTGgttttgttgtggttgttACAGCATAACGAATTTGATTCAGATTCGTTTGTTCAACTTTCTGATTCGGCACGAATTATTCTATCGGTTCTCCTCGAATCGACGCATGCAACAGCAAGCACTGAAAGTTCTGCACGGATATACGGATAGTGTCATCAAGAACCGACGGGAAGAGATTAATCGAAATGCCGCGAGCGAAAAAGCTGCGGTCGATATTAATGAGAACGATTTTGGCATTAAAAAACGCATGGCGTTTCTCGACATGCTTCTACAGTCAACCGTCGATGGTCAGCCTCTAACGGATTTGGAGATCCGCGAGGAAGTGGACACGTTCATGTTCGAAGGGCACGATACGACGACGTCTGCGAtcagttttttgttgcaaaatctTGCGAAACATCCCGAAATCCAGCAGAAAGCATTTGACGAAGTGCGAAACATCATCGGTAACGATCGTACTCGCCCCGTAACATTGACGATGTTGAACGAGATGCGCTATATGGATCTAGTGATAAAGGAAACACTCCGACTTTACCCTTCAGTGCCAATGtttggccggaaaatgctgGAAAATACGGAAATAAGTGGGTATTGAATGTATCTAATATGTtttgacattttcatttcgcacTAAATATACactcatattttaaaaattccgaATCACTTTCAGATGGCAAAATATTCCCTGCAGGTGCTAACGCTATCATTATGCCGTTTTTCCTCGGACGCGATCCTGAGATATATCCCGACCCAGAGCGATTCGATCCTGAGCGGTTTAATGTGGAAACATCAGCCGAAAAGACAAACCCCTACCAATATGTTCCATTTAGTGCTGGTCCTCGGAATTGCATCGGACAGAAGTTCGCCGTCGCCGAGATTAAGAGTCTGGTGAGCAAGGTACTACGGCATTACGAAATTCTCCCACCCATAGGCTCGTACGATGATGTTCTTATGGCGGAACTCATCCTACGTCCCGAGAAGGGACTATTCGTGCGGTTGCAACCAAGAGTTCACTAGCGAAATGATTAAAGATCGACAAAAGGCTTCGTAGCAGAACTAGACACAGATTcagtatatattttttttattatgcttcTCGACCgctttgcaaataaaatattcactttGAACAAAGTCGAAGAGATTTCACGAATGTAatgtgagaaagaaaaaatcaagcaGTATCAATGCCGAAACTTATAAATGCTTGTTTCCCGCTTCAATCTTGGCAGGACGAAGTAAATAATCAGGAATGcaatcgtttatttttattaaaaaataaaaaaaatatcagtgATTAATACAAAAagatcttttcttttcattaaaattcgaTTAGAAGTGTTTTGTCTTATGGTAGACGACTCTAATcgtaaatttaatcaacaGTAACACCCACACACTTTTCTTGACCATGCCGTAGGCACTGACAAAATCATTCCGGAAGGATCAAATTTCAACATTGGAATTATGCATATGCACCGCGATCCTACTCTGTTTCCTGAACCCCATCGATTTGAAACAGAACGATTTGTTGCGGACCGGAACGTGGAACAATCGCGCTCATATCATTTATTGTTCGCTTTGATGCAGGACAAAAATTTGCAATGCTCGAGCTAAAAAGCACCATCTCGAAGGTTGTTCGCCACTTTAAACTGACTTCCGCTGGACCCGAACCAAAGCTAACGATGCAGCTGACGCTGAAGACGAGAGACGGGCTCTACATTGGATTTGTGCCACGTGCGTAGTGTTGTCCTTTGAATTACTATGAATGTGCACCGGTTGCAGCCGTTCTATTACCGTTTGCGATAAACGAGCGTACGCCGAGTTAGTTGAATTTCTTACGGGTTATTTTCCACAAATAAGAACTAAAAATCACAGTTTTGAAATGTGTAAATAAAATTGCGAAAGATCAGTTTCATGTTGAGTGTTGTTCATATAAAATGGAGTTTGAAAATGCAAGTTGCTATTATTGCTAAATGTTTATAGCAGCTCAGGCAAAAATTGTTCAGCAAAAGTAGTAGAAAAGTAATATAAAAAGGATGGAAATATCATTTCACACATagcgtgaaatatttcatgaaaccTTACAAATGTAACgcattgacaaaaaaaatctacgtATTTTATAGATCAATTAAATAGAAAATATGAACTCAAATGAGATGGATAAATGTTTTTAACTTTATAAAGATatcaacaaaattaaaatagtTTGTTACAAAGCATAGTTTCGGGATAAAATATCAATGAAATCGaaagataaaattaaaatgctAAGTGTCGTATACGTAATGGAATGGGTAGGACTGAAGTTTAGGTTGTCAAAGTATGTTTACGTTTatgttttcggttgttttggaTATTGTGAGCAAATGGTTTAATACTAGATAAGACTTGTACAAAcaatgtgatttatgtgaatGATGgattaatattttaataagGGCTAAAATAAGTTGAGCATGTGCTCTGCAAGAAGGAAAGGAAGGGCTCGATTACTGTTACGTGGCATATTTTTGCGAGCAAGAAGAAAGAATAAAATCATTAGAACTTGGCGAGTGAAGCAGTGTTTAGTGTAGTTACAGCGCTTATGACAGTCTGTCTTATCATTGTTGTGGAATTAAAACGCATAAAACATGTCCAAATACGTATCCTTGCTTTTACTTGTTGGGTACGCTATAGTTTCGCTGCTAGTATTTAACAAAATATATGAAACAACACAGTTAGTCATTGATGAAGAATTCCATTTACGACAAGGACGCCACTACTGCCAAGGGCGGTTTGAAGTAGTAAGTGAAAACAAATATCtatcaattaaaaacataTCTTATATCGTTTAATTTTCCAGTGGGAcccaaaaataacaacatttCCAGGACTCTATCTCATCTCTGCAGTAGTATTTAGCCCATTTAAGGCCTGTTCTGTGTACCACCTAAGACTAACGTCACTAGTTGCGGCAATAGTAAACGTGGTGCTCATTTTTAAAATTCGTAAAAGTTTTATAAACCACAATACATCCATAAATCTATTGTTGGAAACGGCGTCTCTTACGCTTCTGCCTccgttgtatttttttaccCATCTGTACTACACGGATGTCGTTTCTGTGACGGCTGTATTGCTTCTGGTACTAGCCGGTGAGCGACGGAGACACAACTGGGCTGCTTTTTTCGGTCTCTGGGCAGTTTTGATGCGCCAGACTAATATCGTTTGGGTGGGATTTGTATGTGGCTCACGGGTCATCGATTTACTGCTCTCGcgtaatttgaaacaaatgctTCTTTCGCCAAGAAAAATACTCGCAACCATTATAGATGTGATAAATAGATTTTGGGCTTATGCTGTGGTGATGCTTGGATTCATCGCGTTTGTTATTTATAACGGATC
This window harbors:
- the LOC128721468 gene encoding LOW QUALITY PROTEIN: uncharacterized protein LOC128721468 (The sequence of the model RefSeq protein was modified relative to this genomic sequence to represent the inferred CDS: inserted 1 base in 1 codon) — its product is MVLQIVLAILAGVLGLNYLLVRQNLKYGKNFPGPVPLPIVGCFYVYINLKPEDIIDFVSQLRNKYGNLFRMWIGNRLAFFCTNVKFVETVLSSQKLIRKSELYKFLVPWLGDGLLLSTGTKWFNKRKILTPAFHFKILEQFIEVFHKQSSILAERLRPQATGKLVNIYPFVTLAALDIICETAMGTSINAQTDSESAYVKAITELSLVLTGRFVKVWQRVDILFSLSPDKRRQDRIIKVLHDFTTKIIQSRRQELMAQGKLGGNSDNSEDGSDVGSKRRMAFLDVLLQATIGGRPLTDKEIQEEVDTFMFEGHDTTTIAISFTLLLLARHPEVQEKVYQEIEDIMGNDTNVAASYGNLQDMKYLEMVIKESLRLYPPVPIIARRFTEDVDLGKCSGKIIPEGSNFNIGIMHMHRDPILFPEPDRFDPERFASDRNVEHSSPYAYVPFSAGPRNCIGQKFAMLELKSTISKVVRHFKLTSAGPEPKLTMQLTLKPRDGLYIGFVPRAMLLAALPFISLVFAVAYYVYVKKFRNMLKHTRNLGGPKTYPLIGNGLLFAGKSPAAYLQTVGRVIRENGKCFRMWFGMQLLIIVTDPKDVEVILSSNKYIDKSAEYDFVRPWLADGLLTSSGRKWHTHRKMITPTFHFKILEHFVEIFDQQSSTFVQVLXKHAESGETFDIFLPVTLCALDVICETAMGTKVNAQLNTNSKYVQAVKDITNLIQIRLFNFLIRHELFYRFSSNRRMQQQALKVLHGYTDSVIKNRREEINRNAASEKAAVDINENDFGIKKRMAFLDMLLQSTVDGQPLTDLEIREEVDTFMFEGHDTTTSAISFLLQNLAKHPEIQQKAFDEVRNIIGNDRTRPVTLTMLNEMRYMDLVIKETLRLYPSVPMFGRKMLENTEINGKIFPAGANAIIMPFFLGRDPEIYPDPERFDPERFNVETSAEKTNPYQYVPFSAGPRNCIGQKFAVAEIKSLVSKVLRHYEILPPIGSYDDVLMAELILRPEKGLFVRLQPRVH
- the LOC128731864 gene encoding putative Dol-P-Glc:Glc(2)Man(9)GlcNAc(2)-PP-Dol alpha-1,2-glucosyltransferase, yielding MSKYVSLLLLVGYAIVSLLVFNKIYETTQLVIDEEFHLRQGRHYCQGRFEVWDPKITTFPGLYLISAVVFSPFKACSVYHLRLTSLVAAIVNVVLIFKIRKSFINHNTSINLLLETASLTLLPPLYFFTHLYYTDVVSVTAVLLLVLAGERRRHNWAAFFGLWAVLMRQTNIVWVGFVCGSRVIDLLLSRNLKQMLLSPRKILATIIDVINRFWAYAVVMLGFIAFVIYNGSIVIGDKSAHEAAVHIPQLFYFVAFFTAFSASLVLPVVTTILKAVVRRWYLYLVVCVVLGAIVHFNTIVHPYLLADNRHYTFYLWNRFYGHWWFARYLPVPMYTISGFLIWKVSMQHQSYGYVLLSSMAIFASVALQQLIEVRYFLLPFLILRLLRKGGVSRKALVLELMINVVINIVTFAVFFRKEIVWKDYAQSQRIMW